One Candidatus Binatus sp. genomic window carries:
- a CDS encoding SCO family protein, with the protein MRRGKLRHAVGIAAIAIAAAITIAPRAAEAHRNGGPNDPCERRIGTSLIHLTLYQPQFDPDAEYCDSIPRQGITVMVVDVSPGELRGVPFSVEVLDAGDGEGARPILSLPAKVYRRGVVDAQVMLDGGRRYIARVALSDGASIKGQELSFPIRVAAWYRALIVPALALLALIGLIAASVIRYYIVHRRQGTGEVIPIRLANRSMSALVFAAIVCGTLAASGCSRDRRAERPALPDVQLIDNHDQPLSLGSLKGKVVLLDFVHIGCPGVCTNLTNKFGQVADSLGPELGSRVVLLTISNDPKHDTPEALLKFAKESDANVNGWIFMTGDLDSVNRVIHAFGLNNENLPDGSPNHITQVFLLDADGRQKQAYQGMTMDSKKVAAQIKQTLEQGGA; encoded by the coding sequence ATGAGGCGTGGCAAATTGCGGCACGCAGTCGGGATCGCGGCAATCGCGATCGCTGCCGCAATCACGATAGCGCCGCGCGCCGCGGAGGCGCATCGCAATGGCGGTCCCAACGATCCGTGCGAGCGGCGAATCGGGACCTCGTTGATTCATCTCACGCTCTACCAGCCGCAATTCGATCCCGACGCTGAGTACTGCGATTCGATTCCGCGCCAGGGCATCACGGTGATGGTAGTCGACGTATCGCCGGGAGAGTTGCGCGGAGTGCCGTTCAGTGTCGAGGTGCTCGACGCGGGCGACGGCGAGGGTGCGCGCCCGATTCTCAGTTTGCCGGCGAAGGTGTACCGTCGCGGAGTGGTCGATGCTCAGGTGATGCTGGACGGTGGACGGCGATATATCGCGCGAGTCGCGCTGTCGGACGGCGCGAGCATCAAGGGCCAGGAGCTGTCTTTTCCGATCAGAGTTGCGGCGTGGTATCGCGCGTTGATTGTTCCAGCGCTGGCGCTGCTCGCGCTGATCGGATTAATCGCGGCGTCGGTGATTCGCTACTACATTGTGCATCGACGGCAGGGAACCGGCGAGGTGATTCCGATCCGGCTTGCGAATCGATCGATGTCGGCGCTGGTGTTCGCGGCAATCGTGTGCGGCACGCTTGCGGCGTCGGGCTGTAGTCGCGATCGCCGAGCGGAAAGGCCCGCGCTGCCCGACGTTCAATTGATCGACAATCACGATCAGCCGCTCTCGCTGGGATCGCTCAAGGGCAAAGTCGTGCTGCTCGATTTCGTGCATATCGGATGCCCCGGCGTATGCACCAATCTCACGAACAAGTTTGGCCAGGTCGCGGACAGCCTTGGACCCGAGTTGGGATCGCGCGTGGTGCTACTCACGATCAGCAACGATCCCAAGCACGATACGCCTGAGGCGTTGCTGAAATTCGCTAAAGAGAGCGATGCGAACGTGAACGGCTGGATCTTCATGACCGGCGATCTCGACAGCGTCAATCGCGTGATCCATGCATTCGGGCTGAACAATGAAAATCTGCCGGATGGGTCGCCGAACCATATCACGCAGGTGTTTTTGCTGGACGCCGACGGCCGTCAAAAGCAGGCCTATCAGGGGATGACGATGGATTCGAAGAAAGTGGCGGCGCAAATCAAGCAGACATTGGAGCAGGGCGGGGCATAG
- a CDS encoding methane monooxygenase/ammonia monooxygenase subunit C: MAQSQAAKLPRDYDNGPIATGRERNPTDWGVGWTSLFWGSALVMAANLFLWWWDYEFAFTKGLNSASTDFTMYYRTLFWGELIVLGVFTGIWYGWLIRTGREIANQPCSRAEEVRRIAVLWSIIGVTSLSIYIEASFWPNWDGSWHQTLVRDTALTPTHIPMFYFFFPLSVVLALGAYIYGNARIPALYSRDKGFPWSFFLLISAAVLECMEVAFNEWGHSLWISEEFFAVPFHWPFVAYGWLAAGMFAVWGETILRLFEIEKAEEVASGMTPAESQAVAD; the protein is encoded by the coding sequence ATGGCTCAATCACAAGCGGCAAAGCTGCCACGCGATTACGATAACGGCCCGATCGCGACCGGACGCGAGCGCAATCCTACTGACTGGGGCGTCGGCTGGACGTCGCTCTTCTGGGGCAGCGCGCTGGTCATGGCGGCCAATCTCTTCCTGTGGTGGTGGGACTACGAGTTCGCTTTCACCAAGGGGCTCAATTCGGCGAGTACGGATTTCACGATGTACTACCGGACGCTCTTTTGGGGCGAGCTGATCGTGCTGGGAGTATTCACCGGCATCTGGTACGGATGGCTGATTCGGACCGGCCGCGAGATCGCCAATCAACCGTGTTCGCGCGCCGAAGAAGTGCGCCGAATCGCGGTGCTGTGGAGCATCATCGGTGTTACGAGTTTATCGATCTATATCGAAGCGAGCTTCTGGCCGAATTGGGACGGCTCGTGGCATCAGACACTGGTGCGCGATACCGCGCTGACGCCGACGCATATCCCGATGTTCTACTTCTTCTTCCCGCTGTCGGTGGTGCTCGCACTGGGCGCGTACATCTATGGCAACGCGCGGATCCCTGCGCTCTACAGCCGCGACAAGGGATTCCCGTGGTCGTTCTTTTTGCTGATCAGCGCGGCGGTGCTCGAGTGCATGGAAGTGGCCTTCAACGAATGGGGCCACAGTCTCTGGATTTCCGAGGAATTTTTCGCGGTGCCGTTTCATTGGCCGTTCGTCGCCTATGGATGGCTCGCGGCTGGGATGTTCGCGGTGTGGGGTGAGACGATTCTGCGCCTGTTCGAAATCGAGAAGGCGGAAGAAGTCGCGAGCGGGATGACGCCGGCCGAGAGCCAGGCGGTAGCGGACTAG
- a CDS encoding methane monooxygenase/ammonia monooxygenase subunit A, with product MAAAPQTVAERQKRLELRALLNKQYKWIDRKWDLVFWITAIFVVAGAADITKQLFAGDWDFWTDWKDPQWWPVITAFATIIIPSALQYIQWAAWRFPTGATYTSVCFFMAAWVGRYFQWHVAESYPMNFVWPISTVCAAIILDWLLMKTKSFILTSLIGGPIWALLVWAFNYIPLAPFLQPAYFMNHVLTVADIQGIVYIRSQTPEYLRLIERGALRSFLGETQYVSLVFGGTLAVLGYWIGQFIGRYLAVWPIRRYLKTT from the coding sequence ATGGCCGCAGCACCGCAGACCGTAGCCGAACGGCAAAAGCGCCTCGAACTTCGAGCGCTGCTGAACAAGCAATACAAGTGGATCGATCGCAAGTGGGATCTGGTGTTCTGGATCACCGCGATTTTCGTGGTGGCGGGAGCCGCGGACATCACCAAACAACTGTTTGCGGGCGACTGGGATTTCTGGACCGACTGGAAAGATCCGCAGTGGTGGCCGGTGATCACCGCGTTCGCGACGATTATCATTCCGTCGGCGCTGCAATACATCCAGTGGGCGGCGTGGCGATTCCCGACCGGCGCCACCTACACCTCGGTATGTTTTTTCATGGCGGCGTGGGTCGGCCGCTATTTTCAATGGCACGTCGCGGAAAGCTATCCGATGAATTTCGTGTGGCCGATTTCGACCGTGTGCGCCGCGATAATTCTCGACTGGCTATTGATGAAGACCAAGAGCTTTATACTCACTTCATTGATCGGCGGACCGATTTGGGCATTGCTGGTGTGGGCATTCAACTACATACCGCTCGCGCCGTTTTTGCAGCCCGCCTATTTCATGAACCATGTGCTGACGGTCGCCGATATCCAGGGCATCGTTTATATAAGGTCGCAGACGCCTGAGTACTTGCGGCTGATCGAGCGCGGCGCGCTCCGCAGTTTTCTCGGCGAGACGCAGTACGTATCGCTGGTATTCGGCGGCACGCTGGCGGTGCTGGGTTACTGGATCGGGCAGTTTATCGGGCGATACCTGGCAGTGTGGCCAATCCGGCGATATCTGAAGACGACTTGA
- a CDS encoding methane monooxygenase/ammonia monooxygenase subunit B: MRSRYLVGTIVAIAAIVSAIASTAIFGVSSAFAHGEAGDEPFLKDLTTAFYDVHISPTEIEVGQPVTIIGTVRILETWPYTLYPPEKAYITPVVPGPVFVLKERTVNGQQAPGSFFVEKGGVYNFKMEILGRNPGKWHVHPGIAVQGTGTLIGPGEWVTVKPSVAPFVFPVRLLSGQSINLNTYEGGFVWWWSFAGFLIGVAWMLYWTLNKRTVTNLAVTVQLGVNDDAPDIGLITPRDHVWMNVLAGLTIAMLLIGWSYSAMKYPVRLPQQTDWFAPKFVSSGEKMAEVAPQGATYDDGTDTLNMRVNVKNIGPSPITVKQYIMAMATFVNGTPDEQAKAGPHDYVGQLEVEPSRPIAPGEEKELTLRISNPVLSDERLIPLHDPQQFIAGLIRFENGLGKQEMVVVRSSVVPTQFKSQYLP; encoded by the coding sequence ATGCGTAGCCGATATCTGGTCGGCACTATTGTAGCTATTGCCGCAATAGTCAGTGCGATAGCCAGTACTGCGATATTTGGAGTTTCAAGCGCTTTTGCTCACGGTGAAGCGGGTGACGAGCCGTTTCTAAAAGATCTGACTACTGCCTTTTACGATGTGCACATCTCGCCGACCGAGATCGAAGTCGGGCAACCCGTCACGATCATCGGCACTGTGCGAATTCTTGAAACGTGGCCGTACACGCTCTATCCACCAGAGAAAGCCTACATCACCCCGGTAGTACCCGGTCCGGTTTTCGTGCTGAAGGAACGGACAGTCAATGGCCAACAGGCGCCGGGATCGTTCTTCGTCGAAAAGGGCGGCGTTTACAATTTCAAAATGGAAATCCTCGGCCGCAATCCCGGCAAATGGCATGTGCATCCGGGTATCGCGGTGCAGGGCACCGGCACGCTGATCGGTCCAGGAGAGTGGGTGACCGTCAAGCCGAGCGTCGCGCCCTTTGTCTTCCCGGTGCGATTGCTCAGCGGCCAGAGTATCAATCTCAATACCTATGAGGGCGGATTCGTCTGGTGGTGGTCATTCGCCGGATTCCTGATCGGCGTTGCGTGGATGCTGTATTGGACGCTCAACAAGCGCACCGTCACCAACCTGGCAGTGACTGTTCAATTGGGCGTCAATGACGACGCGCCTGATATTGGACTTATTACTCCGCGCGATCACGTCTGGATGAACGTGCTCGCAGGACTGACTATTGCGATGCTGCTGATCGGATGGTCATACAGCGCGATGAAGTATCCGGTGAGGTTGCCCCAGCAGACCGACTGGTTTGCGCCGAAGTTTGTATCTTCAGGCGAGAAAATGGCTGAAGTGGCGCCGCAGGGCGCGACCTACGACGACGGCACCGACACGCTGAACATGCGCGTGAACGTCAAGAACATCGGGCCGAGCCCAATCACGGTGAAGCAATACATCATGGCGATGGCTACTTTCGTGAACGGCACGCCGGATGAACAGGCGAAAGCCGGTCCCCACGATTACGTCGGGCAGCTCGAGGTGGAGCCTTCGCGGCCGATCGCACCCGGCGAGGAAAAGGAACTTACGCTTCGAATCAGCAATCCGGTGCTGAGCGACGAACGGCTGATACCGCTGCACGATCCGCAGCAATTCATCGCGGGCCTGATTCGATTCGAGAATGGACTCGGCAAACAGGAAATGGTGGTAGTCCGTTCCAGCGTAGTGCCTACTCAGTTCAAATCTCAGTACCTGCCGTGA
- a CDS encoding dienelactone hydrolase family protein — protein MAGEKISIPAHDGGTFGAYLAKPESGSGPGIVIVQEIFGVNAHIRSVCDRYAEEGYLAIAPDVFWRVQPGAELEYNDEGIKQGRALAMKSDLGLMIKDIASTIALMRTMPGASGKVGVVGFCFGGRLAFLTAARTDVDAAISYYGGGIDQHASEASSIKCPIMLHWGADDAGIPAPQREAVRAALAGHDRAEIYVYAGAGHGFNCDRRPSYHVFSARLAHSRTLGLLHWTIGPRYDLSELWERHTAHEFVDHDADATMRTMVRQPYVNHVPTLTGGVGYDELHYFYANHFLPRLPADAKLVPITRTIGPDRLVDEFNVCFTHDREIDFMAPGIAATGKYVEVPHVAVVEFRGDKIAHEHIHWDHASLLKQLGVLNAKELPVAGIEGAKKLADETLPSNEMMPQWKRNR, from the coding sequence ATGGCTGGAGAAAAAATTTCGATACCAGCGCACGACGGCGGCACTTTCGGCGCCTATCTCGCCAAGCCCGAATCGGGCAGCGGCCCGGGAATAGTGATCGTGCAGGAGATTTTCGGCGTCAACGCACACATCCGATCGGTTTGCGATCGCTACGCGGAGGAAGGTTACCTCGCGATCGCGCCCGACGTTTTCTGGCGCGTTCAGCCGGGCGCCGAGCTTGAATACAACGACGAGGGAATCAAGCAGGGCAGGGCGCTCGCGATGAAGAGCGACCTCGGCCTGATGATCAAGGACATCGCGAGCACGATTGCCCTGATGCGCACGATGCCCGGTGCTTCCGGCAAAGTCGGCGTGGTTGGATTTTGCTTCGGCGGGCGTCTCGCGTTTCTGACCGCAGCTCGCACCGACGTGGACGCCGCGATCTCATACTACGGCGGTGGAATCGATCAGCACGCGAGCGAGGCATCGTCGATCAAGTGTCCGATCATGCTTCATTGGGGCGCCGACGACGCGGGCATCCCTGCGCCGCAGCGCGAAGCCGTCCGCGCCGCGCTCGCGGGCCACGATCGCGCCGAGATTTATGTCTATGCCGGCGCGGGCCACGGCTTCAATTGCGATCGGCGCCCGAGCTATCACGTTTTTTCGGCGCGGCTGGCCCATTCGCGCACGCTCGGCCTGCTGCATTGGACGATCGGCCCGCGTTACGATCTAAGCGAGTTGTGGGAGCGCCACACCGCGCATGAATTTGTCGACCACGACGCCGACGCCACGATGCGCACGATGGTGCGCCAGCCGTACGTCAATCACGTTCCGACGCTCACCGGCGGCGTCGGCTACGACGAACTGCACTATTTTTATGCGAACCATTTTCTGCCGCGGCTGCCGGCCGACGCGAAGCTGGTCCCGATTACTCGCACCATCGGGCCGGACCGGCTCGTCGATGAATTCAACGTATGCTTCACGCACGATCGCGAGATCGACTTCATGGCGCCCGGCATCGCCGCGACCGGCAAGTACGTCGAAGTACCGCACGTCGCGGTGGTCGAGTTTCGCGGCGACAAAATCGCGCACGAGCATATCCACTGGGATCACGCGAGCCTGCTGAAGCAACTCGGCGTGTTGAATGCGAAGGAGTTGCCGGTTGCGGGAATCGAAGGCGCCAAAAAGCTGGCCGACGAGACACTACCGTCGAACGAGATGATGCCGCAATGGAAGAGAAATCGATGA